A part of Prionailurus viverrinus isolate Anna chromosome E1, UM_Priviv_1.0, whole genome shotgun sequence genomic DNA contains:
- the LOC125151150 gene encoding uncharacterized protein LOC125151150 isoform X2: MNILVTYHLADKDYGFMKVDEPSTPYHRLQDSDKDLPGASSPSVTPEVLAKRLAKMDNLYPKVLQYGDTRSLGAPDHFSKTRSSDFINRRKTHYDEGKVFETQKSFSFNDNKHNNKAGRANTGSGGRGMMLDPEPRPVERGWTGGLARGVNDEIDLVTGNHIREAKGGRKTQMDSDDSADSPAFRNQCRASATIRSGQESGLQQRKEYYIKGRYLRSSPHPELEEDTEDEHEEQDSSANLSWVIENPISTEVRLLGHPGSPIQDHKATKDRLKVTVTKSQPGTALSSKDNGSRSESGWCQSVPGTQGLTWQRPESLERQPGSHRKSPHQNQSRHETLRLQWTQEGEAKRWKM; this comes from the exons ATGAATATCCTAGTCACCTACCACCTTGCTGACAAGGACTATGGATTTATGAAGGTGGATGAACCCAGTACTCCCTACCACAG GCTGCAGGACAGTGATAAGGACCTGCCTGGGGCATCCTCTCCTTCAGTGACTCCGGAGGTGCTGGCCAAGAG GTTGGCAAAAATGGACAATCTCTATCCCAAGGTCCTCCAGTATGGTGATACCAGAAGTTTGGGAGCTCCAGACCACTTTTCCAAGACAC GCTCCAGTGACTTCATAAACCGCCGAAAGACACATTACGATGAAGGAAAGGTCTTCGAGACTCAGAAAAGTTTTTCCTTCAACGATAATAAGCACAACAACAAAGCAGGCCGTGCCAATACGGGCAGTGGCGGTCGGGGCATGATGCTGGACccagagcccaggcctgtggAGAGAGGCTGGACAGGAGGACTGGCCAGAGGAGTCAACGATGAGATTGACCTGGTCACCGGGAACCACATCCGAGAAGCCAAGG GTGGCCGTAAGACCCAGATGGACTCGGATGATTCGGCAGATTCCCCTGCCTTCAGAAATCAGTGCCGAGCTTCAGCCACCATCAGGTCAGGCCAGGAAAGTGGTCTGCAACAACGAAAGGAGTATTACATCAAAGGAAGATACCTGaggagctccccccaccccgagctCGAGGAGGACACAGAAGATGAGCATGAGGAGCAGGACA GCTCTGCAAACTTGAGCTGGGTGATTGAGAATCCCATAAGCACCGAGGTCCGTctgctgggccacccaggaagCCCCATTCAGGATCACAAGGCCACCAAGGACCGCCTGAAAGTGACAGTGACAAAATCGCAACCTG gtACCGCCCTGTCCTCCAAAGACAATGGGTCCAGATCAGAGTCAGGCTGGTGTCAGTCAGTGCCTGGTACCCAAGGACTCACCTGGCAAAGGCCAGAAAGCTTGGAGAGGCAGCCTGGCAGCCACCGGAAGTCCCCACACCAAAACCAAAGCAGAC ATGAAACCCTGCGTCTTCAATGGACACAAGAGGGGGAAGCCAAACGATGGAAAATGTAG
- the LOC125151150 gene encoding uncharacterized protein LOC125151150 isoform X1 codes for MAKPEALGAAGGRSGESPGEATMGVSGGITVEADAGPPSSVVPFHGSGPSLHPGGIVTRSPESSRPSGAVAVLGSGPNQHPGEVANLGTGSDPYPSELHGPFPETRVSGTYRLGSEGSGAYNSGRSPRSKSACLHSHKPCEDRPRSILKSNGSVLMQKSPIAEKNKSQRWDEMNILVTYHLADKDYGFMKVDEPSTPYHRLQDSDKDLPGASSPSVTPEVLAKRLAKMDNLYPKVLQYGDTRSLGAPDHFSKTRSSDFINRRKTHYDEGKVFETQKSFSFNDNKHNNKAGRANTGSGGRGMMLDPEPRPVERGWTGGLARGVNDEIDLVTGNHIREAKGGRKTQMDSDDSADSPAFRNQCRASATIRSGQESGLQQRKEYYIKGRYLRSSPHPELEEDTEDEHEEQDSSANLSWVIENPISTEVRLLGHPGSPIQDHKATKDRLKVTVTKSQPGTALSSKDNGSRSESGWCQSVPGTQGLTWQRPESLERQPGSHRKSPHQNQSRHETLRLQWTQEGEAKRWKM; via the exons ATGGCGAAGCCCGAGGCTCTGGGGGCTGCCGGCGGCCGCAGTGGGGAATCCCCGGGAGAGGCGACCATGGGTGTGTCCGGAGGAATCACGGTCGAGGCAGACGCCGGGCCGCCCTCCAGCGTAGTCCCGTTTCACGGTTCTGGGCCCTCCCTGCACCCCGGGGGAATCGTAACTCGCAGTCCTGAATCTAGCCGGCCCTCCGGGGCCGTAGCAGTCCTCGGTTCCGGACCCAACCAGCACCCTGGGGAGGTTGCGAACCTCGGCACTGGGTCCGACCCGTACCCAAGCGAATTACATGGCCCCTTCCCTGAAACTAGAGTATCCGGGACCTACAGGCTCGGGTCCGAGGGGTCTGGGGCGTACAACTCCGGACGCAGTCCGCGCTCCAAGTCAGCTTGCTTGCACTCCCACAAACCTTGTGAGGACCGGCCCCGGAGCATCCTAAAAAGCAACGGCTCCGTCTTGATGCAGAAATCCCCCATTGCGGAGAA GAACAAGTCTCAGCGGTGGGACGAAATGAATATCCTAGTCACCTACCACCTTGCTGACAAGGACTATGGATTTATGAAGGTGGATGAACCCAGTACTCCCTACCACAG GCTGCAGGACAGTGATAAGGACCTGCCTGGGGCATCCTCTCCTTCAGTGACTCCGGAGGTGCTGGCCAAGAG GTTGGCAAAAATGGACAATCTCTATCCCAAGGTCCTCCAGTATGGTGATACCAGAAGTTTGGGAGCTCCAGACCACTTTTCCAAGACAC GCTCCAGTGACTTCATAAACCGCCGAAAGACACATTACGATGAAGGAAAGGTCTTCGAGACTCAGAAAAGTTTTTCCTTCAACGATAATAAGCACAACAACAAAGCAGGCCGTGCCAATACGGGCAGTGGCGGTCGGGGCATGATGCTGGACccagagcccaggcctgtggAGAGAGGCTGGACAGGAGGACTGGCCAGAGGAGTCAACGATGAGATTGACCTGGTCACCGGGAACCACATCCGAGAAGCCAAGG GTGGCCGTAAGACCCAGATGGACTCGGATGATTCGGCAGATTCCCCTGCCTTCAGAAATCAGTGCCGAGCTTCAGCCACCATCAGGTCAGGCCAGGAAAGTGGTCTGCAACAACGAAAGGAGTATTACATCAAAGGAAGATACCTGaggagctccccccaccccgagctCGAGGAGGACACAGAAGATGAGCATGAGGAGCAGGACA GCTCTGCAAACTTGAGCTGGGTGATTGAGAATCCCATAAGCACCGAGGTCCGTctgctgggccacccaggaagCCCCATTCAGGATCACAAGGCCACCAAGGACCGCCTGAAAGTGACAGTGACAAAATCGCAACCTG gtACCGCCCTGTCCTCCAAAGACAATGGGTCCAGATCAGAGTCAGGCTGGTGTCAGTCAGTGCCTGGTACCCAAGGACTCACCTGGCAAAGGCCAGAAAGCTTGGAGAGGCAGCCTGGCAGCCACCGGAAGTCCCCACACCAAAACCAAAGCAGAC ATGAAACCCTGCGTCTTCAATGGACACAAGAGGGGGAAGCCAAACGATGGAAAATGTAG